TCAGAGCGTTGGCGATGTCGCAGATGTTGGCGAAGTGCGTGTGCACGGCGCCGACGACGTCCGCCCGGTAGTTGAACGGGCTCGACTGGATCAGCCCGGCCGCCCGCGCCTCCTCGGAGAGCAGCGGGTCGAGCGTGCCGGTCATGAAGAGCGTCGGCACGGCGACGTTGCCGAGCTCGGCGTCGGTGATGGTGCTCGACGCCGGCGCGATCGGCATGATCGCCTGCACGCGCGGGTCGGGCGGAATGCCTTGATACCCGCTCTTCACGGCGAGGGCCGTGAAGCCGCCGAACGAGTGGCCGGCCACCCCGACATCGGCGCCGTCGACGCGCCCGAAGAAGGGGTCGGCCGGGGTCGCGGCGAGCGTCGTCATGTGCGTGATCACGAACGAGACGTCCGGCACGCGGTCGAGCAGCGCCTGCGCGGGCGCGACCGAGGTCGGCGGCACGGCGGTCGAGTCGGCGGTCGTGTTGCCGGTGTGACTCGGCGCGACCACCACGAACCCGTGGCTCGCGAGCCGCTCCATGAGACGGACGGACTGAATCGCAATGCCGCCGGAGCCGTGCGAGAACACGACGAGCGGCCGCGCGCTCGCGTTCGATACGGGGGCGTTCTCGTGGGCCAGGTCGGAGTCGAGGCTGGCGATGCCCGAGAGCGAGTAGCCCGTGAACGGGCCGTACGCGTCGGGCGCATCGACGGGATACCAGGCCTCGAACGGCAGATAGCGACCGACGGAGCAAGCGCCTGCGGGGCATTGCGAGTCCGCGGCACACTCGCGGCCGTTCTTCGTGCCGCCGATGCATCGCCGCCCGTTCGAGCGCGAGCCGTCGACGCTCACCAAGCTGCGGTGTCCGACGGCCCACGGGCCGGCCGCGCCGGGCGCGTCGGCCACGTCGCACGTGCCCGAGGGGAGGCACTTGGCGTCGGCGTGGAACGCGCCGCCGACCACCGCGCACTGCGCGGCTGCGCCCGGACCCTCGAGGCAGAGCCCGGCGCCGGGAGCGAGCGCGAAGGCATCACAGCAGCCGGCCGCGGTCTCGGTCCGCGCCTCGACACAGCCGCCGGAAGCCCCGTCACAGACCAGCGCCGGACCGGCCAAGGTTCCACCGTACCCGCTCGCGCACTGCGACACGTTCGCGGCGGAGAGATCCGCGCAGAAGCTCGCGCCGCCGTTCGCGCAGCAGCGTGCGGCCGGCGCGGCGGCCGGCGTGCCGTTCACGACGCGCACAACGAACTCGTCGACGCGTCCGCCGATGCTCGGCGCGACGCCGTACGCCCCGCAGCCCCCGCTGGTCTTGTCCTCTTCCTTGGCGAAAGCGGCCACGAGCTTGTCGCCGGCCTTCACGAGGCACTCGGAGCTCACGGGCCCGCCGCTCTTGCTCGCCTTCGCGTGACAGCCGAGCTTGGCCGCCGCCGTCTTGCCCGCGGTCTTCCGCTTCGCCGCCGCGCACTTCGCGAAGCCGCCCGGCGGCGTCGCGTTCACCACGTCGCCGACCAGGCTCGCGACGAGCGTCGCGAGATCGTCCCCGTACCCCGGCACGAGGCACCCGCCCGCGGCGTCCTGCTTCGCGACGACGCCCGCGAGCTTGTCGATCGCCTTCTGGAGACACGGGCCGTCGACGGGCTCGCCCTTCTGCACCGCCTTCGCGTGGCAGCCGAGCTGCGCCGCGGCGGCCTTGCCCGCCGCCTTCTGCTCGGCAGCGGCGCAGGCCCCGGCCGTGGCGGCGGCGCGTCCGACGTCGGCCGTCAGGACGACGAGCCCGGCGGTGAGCATCCCGAAGGTTCGGCGAAGACTTCCCGCGAAGGAGATCGACATGCGTGGCGGAGTAGGATTCTCCGCAGGCGCCTGTCAACCGAGAACGCCCGGAACGCCGCGTCAACCGGTCGCAGGCTCCGACCCGAGTTCGGGTGCGCCATGGCGTCCCGCATCGGGCCCGGCGGCGCGATCCGTGCCGAAGGTCTTCGACCCGGCCGCGGGGGCGGAGGTCAGTGCATCCCCGAGCCGCCGCTCAGGTGCTTCGCGAGCTCGCCGACCACCGCCTTCGCGTCGCCGAAGAGCATCCAGGTGCGGTCGCCGAAGTAGAGCTCGTTGTCGATGCCGGCGAAGCCCGGATTCTTCGAGCGCTTGATGGCGAAGATCGTGCGGGCCTTGTCGGCCTGGATGATCGGCATGCCGTAGATGGGACTGTTCTTGTCGGTCGCGGCCGCGGGGTTCACGACGTCGTTCGCGCCGATGACCAGCGCCACGTCGCACTGGGGCATGTCGGGATTGATCTCGTCCATCTCGACGAGATCCGTGTACGGGATCTCGGCCTCGGCGAGCAGCACGTTCATGTGCCCCGGCATGCGCCCCGCGACCGGGTGGATCGCGAACTTCACCGTGATGTCCTTGGCGCGCAGCGCATCGTAGACCTCGCGCACCTTGTGCTGGGCCTGGGCGACGGCCATGCCGTAGCCGGGGATGATGACGACGAGGTTCGCCTGCTCGAGGATCTGCGCGGCGCCTTCGACGGTTTCGGCCTTGTACTCCTTCTGCTCGCCCCGCTCCGACTGCGCCTGCACCTGGCCGAACGCACCGAAGAGCACGTTCGTGAAGGAGCGGTTCATGGCCCGACACATGATGATCGAAAGGATGAGGCCGCTCGAACCGTCGAGCGCGCCCGCCGTGATGAGGAGCTTGTTGTCGAGCACGAACCCCATCGCGACGGCCGAAAGGCCGGCGTACGAGTTCAGGATCGAGATCACCGTCGGCATGTCGGCGCCGCCGATCGGGATGATGAGGAGCACGCCGAAGACCAGCGACAGCAGGCTGACGATCGGGAAGAGCATCGCCGAGGCGGGGTCGGTCGGGTACAGCACGACGTAGCCGCCGAGCCCGAGCGCCAGCACCAGCAACCCGAGGTTCACGAAGTTCTGGCCGGGGTACGTGACCGGACGCTGCGGGATCCACTTGAGCTCCTGGAGTTTCCCGGCCG
This genomic stretch from Deltaproteobacteria bacterium harbors:
- a CDS encoding NAD(P)(+) transhydrogenase (Re/Si-specific) subunit beta, which translates into the protein MHTLVQLAYVVATALFIFSLHWMSDPKTARNGVQAGVAGMVIAVLATWAQPEIIHHAWIVIAIVLGFVVGVPLSRVSLTAVPQRTALSHAFGGAAAGLVGTAKYYLWLSEGPENLTTFRMVAIVLEIVLGYLTFTGSLLAAGKLQELKWIPQRPVTYPGQNFVNLGLLVLALGLGGYVVLYPTDPASAMLFPIVSLLSLVFGVLLIIPIGGADMPTVISILNSYAGLSAVAMGFVLDNKLLITAGALDGSSGLILSIIMCRAMNRSFTNVLFGAFGQVQAQSERGEQKEYKAETVEGAAQILEQANLVVIIPGYGMAVAQAQHKVREVYDALRAKDITVKFAIHPVAGRMPGHMNVLLAEAEIPYTDLVEMDEINPDMPQCDVALVIGANDVVNPAAATDKNSPIYGMPIIQADKARTIFAIKRSKNPGFAGIDNELYFGDRTWMLFGDAKAVVGELAKHLSGGSGMH